The following coding sequences lie in one Planctomycetia bacterium genomic window:
- a CDS encoding AAA family ATPase: MSSEPNKPQPPRILGNMTVAEWAAKKTPKIEYLVKGVVPAGLHGIMSAPEKSLKTHLSLDLVVSMATATPFLDRFKVPKPVRAGYVSNESDEPKVREAFDRITAHHGTTVHELKNTFLDFNPIFLPRNISEVELFITENRLQFLVLDPTSKILCESSENSTNQMGMYHNLGPISDVGQKTGCSIMLVNHSVKVRHKSKGPYSPPERSEISGAGFAGWMRWWILLHPRQPFNGLTGEHRLWMRAEGSSGHSRSWAIDVSEGPAIEGDDDDDGVGAGRTHWMPTKVVDESEVHAFTKPRTTPLKKDKTAERRAEITRVLSDSAAKTRNAISTSLNMGGGLCSEVIEGMISAGLLEECPIPGSKKSGVRLMPSAANETRQSDKAA, encoded by the coding sequence TTGAGCAGCGAACCAAACAAGCCCCAGCCGCCGAGAATCCTCGGAAACATGACGGTCGCCGAATGGGCGGCGAAGAAGACGCCGAAGATCGAGTACCTCGTTAAGGGCGTCGTGCCGGCCGGACTTCATGGCATCATGTCCGCTCCCGAGAAGTCGCTGAAAACGCACCTATCGCTAGACCTAGTAGTCAGCATGGCGACGGCCACGCCGTTTCTCGATCGATTCAAGGTGCCTAAGCCAGTCAGGGCCGGCTATGTATCGAACGAGTCGGACGAGCCCAAAGTGAGAGAGGCTTTCGATCGCATCACCGCTCACCACGGCACGACGGTCCATGAGCTAAAGAATACGTTCCTCGACTTCAATCCGATATTCCTTCCGCGGAACATCTCCGAAGTTGAGTTGTTCATCACTGAGAACCGGTTGCAGTTTCTTGTGCTCGATCCGACTTCCAAGATCCTATGCGAGTCGTCCGAGAACTCAACCAATCAGATGGGCATGTATCACAACCTAGGCCCGATCTCCGACGTCGGGCAGAAGACCGGTTGCTCGATCATGCTCGTCAACCATAGCGTTAAGGTGCGGCACAAATCGAAAGGCCCATACTCCCCGCCCGAGCGCAGTGAAATTTCCGGTGCCGGGTTCGCCGGCTGGATGCGTTGGTGGATCTTGCTTCATCCGCGGCAACCGTTCAACGGCTTGACCGGCGAGCATCGACTCTGGATGCGTGCCGAAGGTAGCTCCGGGCACTCTCGCAGTTGGGCTATCGACGTTTCCGAAGGCCCGGCGATCGAAGGCGACGACGATGATGATGGAGTCGGCGCGGGCCGAACGCACTGGATGCCGACCAAGGTAGTCGACGAGAGCGAAGTGCATGCCTTCACCAAGCCTAGGACTACCCCGCTGAAGAAAGACAAGACCGCTGAACGCAGGGCGGAGATTACGCGAGTCCTTAGTGACTCGGCCGCAAAGACGCGTAACGCAATCTCTACCTCGCTGAACATGGGCGGTGGGCTTTGCAGTGAAGTCATTGAGGGGATGATCTCCGCCGGCTTGCTTGAAGAATGCCCAATACCAGGATCGAAAAAGAGCGGCGTCCGGCTCATGCCCAGTGCTGCGAATGAAACCAGACAATCGGACAAAGCCGCGTAA
- a CDS encoding helix-turn-helix domain-containing protein: MTNLERVRARRFSVQEAAEFVGVQKQTIYRWHRLGINSHRLTLFKVGCRTYVSEQDLENFMALTSGMKDDTHGPATIVRAESQMEKAAKLADGKLAAAGY; encoded by the coding sequence ATGACGAATTTAGAACGTGTTCGCGCTCGGCGATTTTCGGTCCAAGAGGCAGCCGAGTTTGTCGGCGTGCAAAAGCAGACGATCTATCGTTGGCATCGGCTGGGAATCAACTCTCACCGCTTGACGCTGTTCAAGGTCGGATGCCGCACTTATGTCAGCGAGCAAGATTTGGAAAACTTCATGGCCCTGACGTCGGGCATGAAAGACGACACGCACGGACCTGCGACGATTGTCCGTGCGGAATCGCAAATGGAGAAGGCCGCAAAGCTCGCTGATGGAAAACTGGCAGCGGCCGGCTATTGA